ATTCGTCTCCAAGTCAGTCTAAATTGTACATTAGTTTTGTGAGGAGAATTGGAGTAATGGAGTATTGGAGAGATGCACTATTGGAGTGGTAGAGAGTGGAGTGATTTCTAACAACTTGGTTATTCAATTCTCCAATTCTCCATTTTTGCATTACTCCATTTTAAAGCGGGGTGTAGCGTCCCGACGGGTCGGGAAGGTCCCCGGTTCAACTCCAGGCACCTGGACCATAATGAGTCATTGGAGGATGTGAGTAGTGGAGTGCTGGAGAATTGGAAAACCGGAGCCAGGTATGCGCATTGGATTACTCGATTCTCCAAATTTCCATTCCTCCATTGCTCCAGTTTTCATCGGGGTGTAGCGCAGCCTGGTTAGCGCGCGTCGTTCGGGACGACGAGGTCGGGAGTTCGAATCTCCCCACCCCGACGGTCATAGATTTGTTGGAGTATTGGAGGGTTGGAGAGATGGAGTATTGGAGAACTGGGGTAGTGGAGTAATGGAGTATTGGAGTATTGGAGTGGTGGAGAGCGGAGTGACTTCTAACAACTTGGTTATTCAATTCTCCATTTCTCCATTTTCGCATTACTCTACTTCCTATCAGGATTTGGCGCGTCCCGACGGGTCGGGAAGGTCGGGAGTTCGAATCTCCCCACCCCGACGGTCATAGATTTGCTGGAGTATTGGAGGGTTAGAGAGATGGAGTATTGGAGAACTGGGGTAATGGAGTATTGGAGTGGTGGAGAGCGGAGTGACTTCTAACAACTTGGTTATTCAATCCTCCAATTCTCCATTTTCGCATTACTCCATTACTACCTCCAAATCTCCATCTTCACATTTCTCCACTTTCAATGGGATATAACCGAGCCCTTTAGCACGTTTCACGCCCGAAACGATCATGTCAAGATACGATCATAAGTCCATTGAAAAGAAATGGCAGGATTACTGGGAGAAAAACGGACTGTTCAATGCGGCTGAAGATCCAGGTAAGAAGAAGTACTATGTACTTGACATGTTTCCCTACCCATCGGCGGCAGGTCTTCATGTGGGCCATCCTCTCGGATATATAGCCACTGATATTGTTGCCAGACATAAAAGAATGTGCGGGCTCAACGTGCTCCACCCTATGGGATGGGATGCCTTCGGTCTGCCGGCCGAACAGTATGCCCTCCAGACGGGAACCCATCCATCGTCAACGACGGCAAAGAATATCGCCAACTTTCGAAGACAGATCAAGATGTTGGGCTTGTCATACGACTGGGACAGGGAAATCAATACGACGGATCCAGGATACTACAAATGGACCCAGTGGATTTTCCTTCAGCTTTTCAAGAAGGGACTCGCCTACGAGGCGAGGGTTCCAGTGAACTGGTGTCCCCAACTGGGTACCGTTCTTGCAAACGAGGAGGTGATTGACGGCAAATCGGAACGAGGTGGGTACCCCGTCTACCGAGTTCCCATGCGCCAATGGATGCTGAAGATCACAAAGTACGCAGAAAGTCTACTCGAGGGACTGGATCAATTGGATTGGCCGGACAGCGTAAAAGAGCTTCAACGGAATTGGATAGGACGTGCCGAGGGAGATGATGTAGTTTTTGAACTTCCAAGCATAAGTGACTCTCTTATTGTATTTACCACCCGACCGGATACCTTGTTTGGAGCCACATACATGGTGCTAGCGCCGGAGCACCCGATGGTAGGGAAACTTACGGTTGGTCAGAGAGAAAAGGCCGTGGATGCGTATCTGAAGTCATCTGCCCGGAAATCAGAGAGAGTGAGGACCGATCTGGCGGAGGAGAAAACGGGAGTCTTCCTCGGGTCACATGCAATCAATCCGGTGAATGGAGCCCGAGTACCCGTGTGGATTTCGGACTACGTCCTCATGACATACGGAACGGGGGCGATCATGGCCGTTCCCGCGCACGACCAGAGGGACTGGGAATTCGCCAGGAAGTATCATCTTCCCATTGTTGAAGTGGTAAAGGGAGGCGACATCAGGAAGGAGGCGTACGAGGATATTGAGGGGGGAAAGGTGGTCAATTCCACTACCCCTGACGGCTCCTTCAGCATTGACGGACTTTCCGTGGAGGAGGCAAAGAAGAAAATCATCGGCTGGTTGGAGAAGACCGGGAAAGGGAAGTACCGGATCAACTACAAACTTAGAGACTGGCTTTTTTCCAGGCAGCGATACTGGGGGGAACCTTTTCCCATTGTTCATGTTGGGGGTGAGGCGCGAGGTATCCCCGAAGGGGACTTACCCGTGGAGCTGCCGGCTCTCGAGAACTATGAGCCGTCTGGCACGGGGGAGTCGCCCCTGGCATCATCAGAGGAGTGGGTCAATATTACCGTTGACGGAGAACCGGGTGTACGAGAAACCAATACCATGCCCCAGTGGGCAGGGTCAAGCTGGTACTACCTCAGGTATCTCGATCCTCACAACCGTGAGAAGGGGTGGGATCCAGAGAAGGAGCAATACTGGATGCCCGTTGATTTGTACGTGGGCGGACAGGAGCATGCCGTTTTACATCTGCTCTACGCACGATTCTGGCATCATGTCCTGCATGATCTGGGATATGTATCCACGAGTGAACCTTTCAAGAAACTTTTCAACCAGGGAATGATTCTCGGTGAAGATGGCCAAAAAATGAGCAAATCCAGGAACAACGTGATCAATCCGGACGAGATTGTGAATGAGTATG
The Candidatus Neomarinimicrobiota bacterium genome window above contains:
- the leuS gene encoding leucine--tRNA ligase; this translates as MSRYDHKSIEKKWQDYWEKNGLFNAAEDPGKKKYYVLDMFPYPSAAGLHVGHPLGYIATDIVARHKRMCGLNVLHPMGWDAFGLPAEQYALQTGTHPSSTTAKNIANFRRQIKMLGLSYDWDREINTTDPGYYKWTQWIFLQLFKKGLAYEARVPVNWCPQLGTVLANEEVIDGKSERGGYPVYRVPMRQWMLKITKYAESLLEGLDQLDWPDSVKELQRNWIGRAEGDDVVFELPSISDSLIVFTTRPDTLFGATYMVLAPEHPMVGKLTVGQREKAVDAYLKSSARKSERVRTDLAEEKTGVFLGSHAINPVNGARVPVWISDYVLMTYGTGAIMAVPAHDQRDWEFARKYHLPIVEVVKGGDIRKEAYEDIEGGKVVNSTTPDGSFSIDGLSVEEAKKKIIGWLEKTGKGKYRINYKLRDWLFSRQRYWGEPFPIVHVGGEARGIPEGDLPVELPALENYEPSGTGESPLASSEEWVNITVDGEPGVRETNTMPQWAGSSWYYLRYLDPHNREKGWDPEKEQYWMPVDLYVGGQEHAVLHLLYARFWHHVLHDLGYVSTSEPFKKLFNQGMILGEDGQKMSKSRNNVINPDEIVNEYGADSMRLFEMFMGPLEKSKPWSTSGLQGCYRFLNRLWKMFVDEK